The Candidatus Methanoperedens sp. genome includes a region encoding these proteins:
- a CDS encoding TRAM domain-containing protein produces MFTEQDRNSPVSAGGVHDVTIDGIAREGDGIAHIQGLVIFVPDTKIGDHVTIKIERVMRKFAIAALAEKN; encoded by the coding sequence TTGTTTACAGAACAAGATAGAAATTCTCCTGTCTCAGCCGGCGGTGTCCATGATGTCACAATTGATGGCATTGCCAGAGAGGGAGATGGAATAGCACATATACAGGGTTTAGTGATTTTTGTGCCAGACACGAAGATCGGAGACCATGTAACGATAAAGATCGAGCGGGTCATGCGAAAATTTGCAATTGCAGCCCTTGCTGAAAAGAACTAA